Proteins from a genomic interval of Parvivirga hydrogeniphila:
- a CDS encoding energy-coupling factor ABC transporter permease encodes MTHIHVPDGVLPVWLWGGGWLLAIAALLVADRASRRYETRRRLPLVGIVSALVIVAMSSEIVPLGYHMNLTVLAGALLGPALSVVSAFIVQVILAALGHGGVTIIGLNALMTATEMCVGWALLHGLLRVFGLRRAGQAAAVATVLTLFFTTTLLVGLVAISGTTEATKRDTGALDPENLTFASPFSTGVVHVGLFSGGEHEETAGHEAGLGLKRFATVVYTLGSIGWVLEALVTAAIVGYLARVRPSLLIEPRAPAPIRPAPAEHHGGA; translated from the coding sequence ATGACGCACATCCACGTCCCTGACGGCGTGCTGCCGGTGTGGCTCTGGGGCGGCGGCTGGCTTCTCGCCATCGCTGCGCTTCTCGTCGCCGACCGGGCGTCCCGCCGCTACGAGACGCGCCGACGCCTTCCCCTCGTGGGAATCGTCTCGGCGCTCGTCATCGTCGCGATGTCCAGCGAGATCGTGCCGCTTGGCTACCACATGAACCTCACGGTGCTCGCCGGTGCGCTGCTCGGACCCGCGCTTTCGGTGGTGTCCGCGTTCATCGTACAGGTCATTCTGGCCGCACTCGGGCACGGCGGCGTCACGATCATCGGCTTGAACGCCCTCATGACTGCCACCGAGATGTGCGTGGGCTGGGCGCTTCTGCACGGGCTGCTCCGCGTGTTCGGGCTACGACGCGCAGGCCAGGCGGCGGCCGTCGCGACCGTGCTGACGCTGTTTTTCACCACGACGCTGCTCGTGGGTCTCGTCGCCATCTCCGGCACCACCGAAGCGACGAAGCGCGACACCGGCGCGCTCGATCCGGAGAACCTCACGTTCGCTTCGCCGTTCTCGACAGGCGTCGTGCATGTCGGGCTGTTCTCGGGCGGCGAGCACGAGGAGACGGCCGGCCACGAGGCCGGGCTCGGGCTCAAGCGGTTCGCCACCGTCGTGTACACGCTCGGTTCGATCGGGTGGGTGCTCGAAGCGCTCGTCACCGCGGCCATCGTCGGGTACCTCGCGCGCGTGCGCCCGTCGCTGCTCATCGAGCCGCGAGCGCCCGCTCCCATCCGCCCGGCCCCCGCCGAGCATCACGGAGGCGCGTGA
- a CDS encoding Fur family transcriptional regulator — MSRARAIIATAASTMGGAFTAERLHERVSQEHPGIGLATVYRAVSAMTEAGYLARVGELDGAALYAVCACGEHHHHAVCMSCGAVAPVACTLVSAALPEGFVLTRHDVAIYGVCAECARAQKGARS; from the coding sequence GTGAGCCGTGCACGCGCCATCATCGCGACCGCCGCATCGACGATGGGCGGCGCCTTCACCGCAGAGCGTTTGCACGAGCGCGTGTCGCAGGAGCATCCCGGCATCGGCCTTGCCACCGTTTATCGAGCAGTGAGCGCGATGACCGAAGCGGGCTACCTCGCGCGCGTCGGCGAGCTGGACGGCGCTGCGCTGTACGCCGTCTGCGCGTGCGGAGAGCACCACCACCACGCCGTGTGCATGTCGTGCGGCGCGGTGGCGCCGGTCGCGTGCACGCTCGTTTCGGCGGCGCTTCCTGAAGGCTTCGTGCTCACGCGCCACGATGTCGCCATCTATGGCGTGTGCGCCGAATGCGCACGCGCCCAGAAGGGGGCACGCTCATGA
- a CDS encoding selenium metabolism-associated LysR family transcriptional regulator: protein MNLQQLRTFVAVVEHGSFSEAARALGITQPAVTMQMQSLESELGVTLLDRRYRRVDLTEAGAALLPYARRVLEEIEEARTEIETMSGRVTGHLDIAASTTPGQYVLPRLLGSFLKQYPEVSVSLRVYDTAEVVERVEAGEAHIAMTGAEIPGARVVQEELGRDDLVMVCPPDHPVAAKRGLVMEDLTEESFVMREAGSGTRMVAEEEMKRHGVDPHELDVVLELGTNEAVLSAIEGGIGIGVVSSWVADKALKLGTVAQVDVGGFPLRRPLYLVMPRTTPTRAADALADFLRERL from the coding sequence ATGAACCTTCAGCAGCTGCGGACGTTCGTCGCGGTCGTCGAACACGGCTCGTTCTCCGAGGCAGCGCGTGCGCTCGGCATCACCCAGCCGGCCGTCACGATGCAGATGCAGTCGCTCGAAAGCGAGCTCGGCGTGACGCTTCTCGATCGCCGCTACAGGCGGGTCGACCTCACCGAGGCCGGCGCCGCACTCCTCCCGTACGCGCGCCGCGTGCTCGAGGAGATCGAGGAGGCGCGGACCGAGATAGAGACGATGTCTGGGCGCGTCACCGGTCACCTCGACATCGCAGCGAGCACGACACCGGGCCAGTACGTCCTGCCGCGTCTGCTCGGCAGCTTCCTCAAGCAGTACCCCGAGGTGAGCGTGTCGCTTCGCGTGTACGACACCGCTGAGGTCGTCGAGCGCGTGGAGGCAGGCGAGGCGCACATCGCCATGACGGGCGCCGAGATCCCTGGTGCGCGCGTCGTGCAAGAGGAGCTCGGCCGGGACGACCTCGTCATGGTGTGCCCGCCCGACCATCCCGTCGCCGCCAAGCGCGGCTTGGTGATGGAGGACCTCACCGAGGAGTCGTTCGTCATGCGCGAGGCCGGCTCAGGGACGCGGATGGTGGCCGAGGAGGAGATGAAGCGCCACGGCGTCGATCCGCACGAGCTCGACGTGGTCCTCGAGCTCGGCACCAACGAGGCCGTGCTCTCCGCCATCGAAGGCGGCATCGGCATCGGCGTGGTGAGCTCGTGGGTCGCGGACAAAGCGCTCAAGCTCGGCACCGTCGCGCAGGTCGACGTCGGCGGCTTCCCGCTCCGCCGGCCGCTGTACCTCGTGATGCCGCGCACCACGCCGACGCGCGCGGCCGACGCGCTCGCGGACTTCCTGCGCGAGCGGCTGTAG
- a CDS encoding substrate-binding domain-containing protein, with protein MSDHRMWLAFGRAVAVAAVVVAFVALQTGCALRQTQKASPQRLVLATTTSTQDSGLLDVLVPAFETAHPEYAVEVIAVGTGEALRLGEQKDADVLLVHAPEDEAAFVAAGHGIERRDVCYNRFVLVGPASDPAGAAHAADAADALKRIAARQALFASRGDDSGTHKKELALWNAAGVKPGGAWYLVTGQGMGETLKIASEKQAYTLSDEATFLTMRGSLDLAQLFDADQSLRNQYGVVPVTGAKNERGAREFADWICGPDAQRLIARFGVDEFGRSLFVPNAQGGGS; from the coding sequence GTGTCAGACCATCGCATGTGGCTCGCCTTCGGGCGGGCCGTCGCTGTCGCTGCCGTGGTCGTGGCGTTCGTCGCGCTCCAGACCGGCTGCGCGTTACGCCAGACGCAGAAGGCTTCGCCGCAGCGGCTCGTGCTCGCCACCACCACGTCCACCCAAGACTCCGGCCTGCTCGACGTGCTCGTGCCTGCCTTCGAGACGGCGCATCCGGAGTACGCGGTGGAGGTGATCGCTGTGGGCACGGGCGAGGCGCTGCGGCTCGGCGAGCAGAAGGACGCGGACGTGCTGCTCGTGCACGCGCCTGAAGACGAGGCGGCGTTCGTCGCGGCGGGGCACGGCATCGAGCGCCGTGACGTCTGCTACAACCGCTTCGTGCTGGTGGGGCCGGCATCGGACCCTGCCGGCGCGGCTCACGCCGCAGACGCGGCCGACGCTCTCAAGCGGATCGCGGCACGCCAGGCGCTCTTCGCGTCCCGCGGCGATGACTCCGGCACGCACAAGAAGGAGCTCGCCCTGTGGAACGCCGCGGGCGTGAAGCCGGGCGGCGCGTGGTATCTCGTCACGGGCCAGGGCATGGGCGAGACGCTCAAGATCGCCTCAGAGAAGCAGGCGTACACGCTTTCCGACGAAGCGACGTTCCTGACGATGCGAGGCTCGCTCGACCTAGCGCAGCTCTTCGATGCCGACCAGTCGCTTCGAAACCAGTACGGCGTCGTCCCGGTGACAGGCGCGAAGAACGAGCGAGGCGCGCGCGAGTTCGCGGACTGGATCTGCGGTCCTGATGCCCAGCGTCTGATCGCTCGCTTCGGCGTCGATGAGTTCGGGCGCTCGCTGTTCGTCCCGAACGCGCAGGGAGGCGGATCGTGA